One Burkholderia sp. 9120 genomic window, ATCGGGCAGGCCTCATCAGTCACATTCGCAATCACACTCACCACCCGCACGGATACAACCATGACCACGAAAGACACCGCTTCGCAAGACCTCGACACCACCGCGCCGGCGGCCAAAGACCCGAACACGCACACGCTCGATTTTCCGATCAGGCGTGGTGCGCAGACCATCACCGATATCACGCTGCGCCGGCCGACCTCAGGCGAGCTGCGCGGCACGTCGCTGTCGAGCCTCGTCGACCTCGATATCGCCTCGCTGCAAAAGGTGCTGCCGCGTATCAGCACGCCCACGCTCACCGAAATGGACGTGGCGCAGCTCGACCCGGCCGACCTCGTGCAATTGGGAGGTATCTTCGCCGGTTTTTTAATGCCGAAGGAAATGAAAGCGAAGCTGGACTCCCTGAACGCGTAGAAGACGCGATGGCGGATATCGCGACGGTTTTCAGCGGATGGACACCGGCCACGATGGACGCCTATTACCCGGCCGAGCTGATGGAATGGCGCGAGCGCGCGCGACTACGAAGCGGAACGAATAACGATGGATAACGCCCTGAAACTGCGCGTGATGTTCGACATGATCGACGGCATCACGAAGCCCCTGAAAACCATGCTCGCCGGTAACAAGGGGCTCGCCAGCTCGCTCAAGGAAACGCGGCGCGAGCTGGCCGATATGGGCAAGACGCAAAAGGACGTTGGCAAATTCCGCGAGATGCACGCAGGCCTGACGAACACGTCCACCAAGCTCAACGCGGCACGCGGCCGGGTGAAGGAGCTGGCCGGCTCGCTGCGCGCGTTCGGGCCGCCCTCGCAGCAGATGACGGGCGAACTGGCGAAGGCAAGGCAGGCCGCCTCCCAGCTCGGCGCCGAACAGAAGAAACAGACGGCTGGCCTGCAGGAGATGCGCGAACGCCTCGCCGGCGCTGGCATCGATACGCGCAATCTGTCGCAGCACGAACGCGAGCTGCGCACGAACATCGCGGCCACCACGGCCACGATGAATGCGCAGATGGGCAAGCTCGATGCAATCAGCGAACGCGAGCGCAAGCTGGCGACCGCCCGCAAAAGCATGAAATCCATTCAGGGTGTGGCCGCCGGCATGGCGGTCGGCGGCTATGCCGCGCGCTCGACCGGCATGGACATGCTGGGCGGTATGCATGAATCCCTCGACGAAGCGAAGAAGGTGCAGAACGAGCGCGGCCGTATTACGGCGCTCGGCCTCGGCGACCATGCGACCAAAGACGCTGAAGCCTACGTGCGAAAGATGGACGCGACCGGCACCAGCCTCGCCGAAAAGATGACCTTGATGCGCGACAGTATGTCGATTTTTGCCGACGAGCATCATGCTCAGATGGCCATGCCGACGCTGACAAAAATGAAGTTCGCGAATGAAGCCATGTTCGGCGGAGAACAGGGGCACGAGAACGAAGAGAAGTTCATGAACATGCTCAAGGTCATTGAGCTGCGCGGCGGCACCAAGAACGAAGCGACGTTCAAGAGTGAAGCGAACATGGTTCAAAAGGTGCTGTCCGCGACCGGCGGCCGCGTGGGCGGCGACGAGTGGCGCAACTTCATCCAGACGGGCAAGACGGCGGCCAAGCAGATGCGGCAGGACGCGTTCTTTTACCAGATGGAGCCGCTGATTCAGGAAATGGGCGGGCATGCCGCGGGCACCGGCGTTTCTGCCGCGTACAGCAACCTAATGCAAGGCAAGACTACCGTGCGCGCCGCAAAGCGCATGGTGGATCTGGGACTCGTCGACAAGAAGTCCGTCGAGTACACCACGACAGGAACGGTCAAGCGCATCAAGCCCAACGCGCTGATCGGCCACGAGCTTTACAACCAGTCACCGTTCGAATGGATGGAAAAAGTCCTGCTGCCGAAGCTGGCCGCGAAGGGCATCACCGACAAGGAAAAGGTTCTCAGCGAGTTCGCCACCATCATGACGAACGGCAACGGCGCGAACCTGTTTTCGACGATGTACCTGCAGCGTGACCAGATTCACAAGAGCGAGCGGCTGAACAAGGGGGCTTACGGTATCGACGACCTCGACAAGCTCGGCCGCGAGCAAACGGAAGGGAAGGAGCTGGCCGCGCTGTCCAAACTAAAAGACCTGAAAGAAGAGATGGGCGAAAAGATCATTCCGATCTATAACGCCGCGCTTGATAAAACCTCGTCTGCCGTCGACAAGATCAACGGATTCATGAAGGAACATCAGACGGCCTCCCGCGTAATTCTCGTCACGCTTGCCGCGCTCGCCGCGTTGCTGGTCGTCGCCGGTACGTTGACGATTGTGCTGGCCGGCATACTCGGCCCGATGGCGGTCCTTAAATTCAGCATGACCACGCTCGGCATGAAGGGCGGGATGTTGCGCGCCGTATTCGGCGGCCTGTCGTCGCTGCTGCGTGGCGGCGTCGTCGGGAGTCTGCGCATAGCCGGACAGGCGCTCATGCTGCTCGGCCGGCTGGCGATGGCGAATCCGCTGATCGCGGTAATCAGCCTGATCGCGCTCGGCACGTTCCTGATCTGGAAAAACTGGGACACGCTCGGTCCCAAGTTCGCGAAGATGTGGGCGGGCATCAAGGCCGGCGCGGGCAAAGCGTGGGATTGGGTCTCATCGAAATGGGGCGCATCCGTCGATTGGGTCAAGGAGAAGGGTTCGGCAATCGGCGACGGTATCAGCGCCGGATGGGACCGGGCTAAACAGATGGCCGGCGGCGTTGTCGACGGGTTGTTCGCCGATATGCAGACCGCCGCGAACGGCGGCCTGCTGGGCATTGGCGCGCTGATCCTGAATTGGTCGCCGCTCGGTCTCTTTTACAAGGCATTCGCCGGCGTGCTGTCATGGTTCGGCATCGACATGCCGGCGACGTTCACCGAGTTCGGCGCGAACCTCCTTTCCGGCCTGGTCAACGGCATCACCAGCGGGCTAGGCGCGGTGAAGGACGCGATTACAGGCGTCGCTGATTCGACTGTCGGATGGTTCAAAGAAAAGCTCGGCATCCATAGTCCAAGCCGCGTATTCGGCGAGCTGGGCGGCTTCATCGGGCAGGGCGCAGCGATCGGCATGGAAGGCGAACAGGGGCGGGTAGCGAAGGCGGCGATCGGCCTCGCCACGATCGCGGCAACCTCGTTCGGGATGCCGGCGCTGGCCAAGGGCACCGCGATCGCACAGGCGGCCTCTGTCCCGATCGTTCGGGCGACCGTACCCATTGATACCCGGCCACCCCTGACAGCGGCACCAGCGGCCGCCAGCGCGGTCGGTAATGCGGCACCGGCGGCGTTCGGCCCGATCACCATTCACATTCACGCGGCTCCGGGCATGGACCCGGCTGAAATCGGACGCATGGTGCGCGCCGAGCTGGAGCGCGCGACGCGTTCGCAACAGGCTCGCCGTGGATCGAGCCTGTCGGACCAGTAAGCGGAGAAAACAGACATGATGATGTCCCTCGACCAGTTTGTGTTTAGCCTGACCTCGGCACCGTTCAAGGAGTTGCAGCGTCAACGCAACTGGAAACACCGCACCAGCTCGCGAGTCGGCGCCCGCGACTCAAGCCAGTTCGTCGGCGTGGGCGATGACACGATCACGCTCGCTGGCACCGTCGCGCCCGAGTCGGTCGGCTCGATTGCGTCAATCAAGGAGCTGGCGACGATGGGCGACGCGGGCGACGCGTATGTGCTGGTGGACGGCGCAGGCAATGTGTACGGCGCTTTCACCATCGACTCGCTGAACGAGACGCAGACCTATCACACGACCGAAGGCATCCCGCGAAAGATCGAATTTTCGCTGACGCTGAAACGCGTCGACGATGAAGCGCTCTCGATGGTGAAACAGAAGGCGCAGAAGGCCGACGAGGAGGGCGAATAATGTTCGCGGACAAAAACAACGCCACCGGGCGAACGGCCGCGCCGGTCGATCGCGTCGAACCGCAGGCCGACTATCGCGTGACGCTCGACGGCCGCGACCTGTCGCGCCTCATCGCACCGCGTCTCATTTCCCTGTCGATTTCAGAGTCGCGCGGCGACGAAGCCGACATGCTCGACCTCGTGCTCGACGACTCGAAAAACGACCTTGCGATTCCGAAGCGCGGCGCTGAAATCAAGGTATCGATCGGCTGGGTCGGCGAGCCGCTGATCGACAAGGGGACATTCACCGTCAACGAAGCCGAACACAGCGGCGCGCCGGATATCATCACCGTGCGCGCCCGCTCGGCGTCGATGACGAATGCAATGCACGAGCGCCGGGAAAAGAGCTGGCACGGGCAGACGCTCGGCGCGATCGTGCGCGCGATCGCGACGCGCCACTCGCTCAAGCCGGCGATCGGCGCCACGATTGCGAAGATCCTGATCGACCACATCGACCAGACCCACGAAAGCGACATGTCGTTTCTGACGCGCCTCGCGAAGCGTTACGACGCCGTGATGAACGTGAAGGATTTGCGTCTGCTGTTCATGCCGATCGGCACCGGCAAGACGGTAAGCGGCAAGCCGCTAGGCGTAATCGCACTGACGCGCTCGAGCGGCGACCGACACCGTTACCACGTCGCGCAGCGCGAAAGCTATGCGGGTGTGCGCGCGCATTATCACTCCAACACGAAGGGCAAACGCAAGTCGGTTGTGATCGGCGGTGAGAACAACAAGAACATGAAGGTGCTGCCAGAAGACTATGCGACAGAAGCCGAAGCACGCGCGGCAGCGCAGGCCGAGTATGACCGCACGCAGCGCAGCCAGGCGACGTTCGACTACACGCTTGCCCGAGCGCGGCCCGATGCCTTCCCCGAAATGCCCGTGACCGTTTCAGGCTTCAAACCGGAGATCGACGCAACGCCGTGGCTGGTGAAGAAGGCGACGCACACGATCAACGATAGTGGATTCGAAACGGCGCTAGAAATGGAAATGCGAGACGATCCGACCACTGCCCGGCACCGCTCGCACTTCCGGAAAGGTGGCTAGAAAGGTTCTTTTGATAGAGTGCTGACGGTCAGTTCTGACCGGACATGCATGCCGCATGCTCCGCAAACTGCGGAGCATGCGGCCACTCTGAGAGAGCGAATGCGATGCCAATAGCGTGCACCGGAGCGGGCTTCCATAAAGCCGTCAAAGACAACATAGACGCGCTTGAGCCTGACGCGCCCACGAGCATTTCGACCTTGCCCGCCTGCGTCAGTGTTACGGCGCCCTCCGCATGGAAGCCGGGCAAATCTGCATCGTCTGGCGAGATCATCGGCGCTGTCTACGTAACCCTGATTTTGCTTACGGTCCTGTTTGTCGCCCGCATTCTCGACAACAGAGGAGTGTTAAACCGGAACCCCGGAAATCTCCGCCGCCCCAAATCCAGTCCGGATCAGGAACGCGTCTAGATCATTTATCTTCGCCGCTTTGTTAAGCCCGTCCCGCATCTCTTAATCCCCGTTCGCTTTCGCTCCTGAAATAGCACGTGCTACATTCATCAGACCAAAAAAGGGAGTGTATGCATTATGGGATTTGCGTTCATTCGTGAGGGGGACACGACCTCACATGGAGGTCGCGTGCTCGCCTGCACCGTGACCAACATGGTCGATAGCAAGCCGCTAGCGTTGTTGGGCGACAAGGTTTCTTGCCCGAAGTGCGGCGGGATTTATCCCATCGTCGACGTGAAGAATCTCGGCATGACGTTCGACGGTCGCCCTGTTGCATCTGAGGGCGACAAGACCGCGTGCGGCGCATCGCTCATCGCCAGCCAAGGCACCGCCACCGCCGAGCCCACCAGCGGCCCGCATGGGTCCATCGGCGGCGGCAAGAGCGTGTTGTCGCAAGCGAGCCAGGACACGCCCCAGCGCGGTCGATTTCAGGTGCTCGATGACGCCACGCGGCAGCCCCTCGCGAGTCACCCATACACCGTCACGTCATCGGATGGACGCGTGATTCAAGGGAAGACCGACGCGAACGGGTTTACCGAATGGCTCGAAGGGCATCAAGCCTCATCCCTATCGTTCCACCAACCGGGGACCGAGGCATGACCGGATACGCACCGGGATCGTCGTCGGGGGGCATGAGTCCAGGCGAAGGCCAAACTACCCAGGTCGGCGCCAGCGCCGCCCGACTGTCGCCGAAGGACCGCGAAATTCTGTGTCACACATTCTGCAAATGCCGGCAGATCGGCGTCGCCACTAAAGCCGGATCCGTGCAGCGTCAGCGGTGCGTCGAACAGCGCCTGGATCTGGTCAATGAGGTCTCAAGAATGGAAACGGGGGCCCCGACCGAATACCGTCCGGAGCAGCCCTACGACATGACCGCCGAACCGCCGTCCCCAATCATGGATTACGACGATCCGCTTGAGCCCCACTCCAGCATTCGCCAATGGATTCGCGATGTGTGGCCCGGAAAGGGCAAGGCGTACCAGCCCGGAGACGTCCGGCGTCCCGATGTGGTGATCGTCAACGACCCGACGCAACCGCCCGTACAATCGAACATCAAGACGGTTGTCGAAATGAAATTCCCTGGGGACCGATACGGCCCGGACCAAGAGGCTGATTACGTCGAGATTGCAGGCAGTCCGGCGAAGTTTGCACACCTTGATGCCGCCGAATGCGGTTGCGGTGACGGAGAAGGACAGAAGCAAACCGCTTCTTCGAAGCAACCCGCGCCACAATCGGACCTTGATGAACTGTACGGCGGCGGCAGTAGCGCACCCGGCAGCCCGCCGCTCGCGCCGACGCCGCCTGCCCCGATCCCTGTTCCTGCCTGGTAAGTTGACGCGATGACAAACGACGAGATTGAAGCCTGGGCAAAAGATCCGCGACGCGCGGACACGATGCCATTCGGGCTCTACGAGCCCCCACGCCGCAAGGGAATAACCGGCGCGGCGCTGGTGGTTCGGGGCACGCTGTACTTCCGCAACGGCTTCACTCCCGAGGTCCGACAGGCGCTGATCAGTTGCTTCGAGCAGTACCGTGCGGTGATCGAAGAGTACTGCCAAGCCCTCGAAGCGGCAGCCGGCAAATCACCATCCAAGACCGGGCCCCTGCGGTGGCTCTATGCTGAGGGCGAAGAACCGTCCGCGCACGACCCGGCACACGGATTCGAGCGTCTGGCGAAGACGGTTCCCGCGAACCAGACCCTGGCCGTAGCCATGACGAGCGCAGACCACAAGCTCGCCACTGGTTTCTACGATTTCACCGCGTTTGCCCTTAGCGACTGGAAAGCTGAGCGCAATCGCGGCCTCGACGCAATCACCTTCACCGTGCCCCGGGCGTTCCTCGTGCATCGCCCCGCCCGGTTTCAGGCGATGTTTAACGCCTTCGCCGAGGCCCTGCCGACCGTCCATGGTCACGCCGGCTTTGCGGTCAACGTGCCTCCGATGGGACGTAGGCCTAACGAAGCGAGCGAGTATTTCTACGCACGTCGCTTCGGGCCGGGTATAGATGTAGGCGACCCCATGCGATCGAACGTGCGAAAGCTGTTCACCAAGATCAAAACCGTTGACTGGCTAACCGCACTTAACGCGGAGCTGGTCCGCGAGGTCGGCGGAGCTTCATCGCTCGCACTCCCGCCTGACTGGTACATCAGCCAACCCTTGGGCAATGGCGGCCTGCTTATCCAGGCTGGGGCCGCACCAGAGACAGGCATCTCGGACGGACCGGGTAAGCCGGTTCTGCCTCCAGCGGCATACGTGATCCTCAACAACGCGCTGCACCCGATCGTCGTCGACACACTCGACACATTGCAGGACGGGACGCTCGACAGCACCGCACCGCTACTAAGCACCGCTGTTAGCACTGAAAGATGGTTGCGCCGGTTCGCCGTGCCGGACGACCAGATCAACGCGTGGTGGGTCGAACTGCACAAGACACCAAAGGTCACGGACGACCGAACAGCGATCGAGACGCAAACCAAAAAGCTTCGGGAGCGAATGGGCTTACCGGCGGCCTGAGTACTGGCAGATTTTCAATCTATGGGGGTTGGGCAATAGCCCGACAGAAAGCCGGGTTCATACCCGGCTTTTTGTATGCACAAAAATAGCTTGCAAGTCATAATTTTTGTGCATACAATAATGACATGCAAATCGAATTCGACCCGGCCAAAGATCAAATCAACCAAGGCAAGCACGGCGTTTCGCTGGCGATGGCCGAAGCATTCGAGATGGACATCGCGGTAGTCTGGATCGACGACCGATTCGATTACAACGAAAAGCGGTTTAATGCTCTCGGCCCGATAGGCGATCGCATCTACTCGCTTTCCTTCACTATGCGCGGCGAAACGCTACGCCCAATCAGTCTGCGCAAGGCCAACCGTAGAGAGGTGATCAAATATGTCAACGAAGCGTAAATTTCATATCCCCAGCGCCGCAGAAGATGCGGCACTTACCAAGGCGGCCGAGAGCGATGCGGACAATCTGCCGCTTACCGATGCGCAATTGAACCGCATGCGCCCCGCGCGTGAAGCGCTGCCGGCGATGGTCGGCAACCAAGCCGCAGAGGCATTGCTTAAGCGTCCCGGCCGGCCGGCGACGCCGATCGACCAGCACAAGGTACGCACGACGATCAGGCTCGATCCTGACCTTATCGACGCTTTCAAAGGCACGGGCGCCGGATGGCAATCGCGTATGAACGACGCCCTTCGTGAGTGGGCCAGCTCGCACGGCATGATTCACGGCCGCCAGAAATCTATCTAAAGAAAACGATCGTTTTCTTTACGGTTTAAGCCAGGGGCATTTGATGCCCCTTTTTCGCATATGCGGTGAAACAACCCGTAAATTTATCTACGTAACGGAAACGGTCTTCGAAAGTGGACACGAAAAAGCCTGCTGAGCGCAGGCTTTTTTACGAGTGGGTGAGGGGGGTTATTCAGCCGCAATGTCCTTTTACTAGCGCACGTTTGATAATGCGCGTTGCCGCATCGAGCGAACTTCGCTGGTTCCCCGCGAAAGTTCGCGACAATAGTTTGTCACCTCGCTGGCCACTCTCGCCGCTGCAATGCTGTTGATATCCCGCTCCGAAAAGACAGGGCGTATCTTTGAGTTTGAGTGGAGCCGCCACTCGGGCTTGATTTCACAGAAGATCGCGACGCCGGGTTTCCCCAAGGCTGCGGCGATGTGCATCAACCCGCCGTCTGCGCCGATAAAAAACGAACTCCGCTGTATCAGCTCGGCCGCGGCGGCCACATTCGGCAGGTCGATGTGTGACTCGACGTGACCGCAGTCCTGTTGTTCGCAAACTGCCCTGACCGTATCGAGCGCCGTCTCGCCTGCGCCAATCAGGATAAAACTCGGACCCGGAATCTGCTCCGGCCAACTCGAAGAAATCAGGCGCACAAGCTCTGCCCAATTTCCGTACGTGCGGCGCTTGTCGCCGCCGCCGACCGCGATCGAAATAGTGAACGGCTGCGGCCGCCTTGTGCCTTGCGCCGGGACCGTCAATGCCGGTTCGATCGGACCAGCTTCGCGCGGCTTGAAAACGCGCGCGATCTGCTCATAGGCGAGCTGAATCCTCGAAAAACGCTCGTCCCTACGATGCGCCATGATCGACAGCCACGGCGTGAACGGATGGTATTGGAGTTTCTTGAAAATGGTTTTCGTCGACAAACTCTGGACAATCACCATGTCGTATCGCGCGTCGCAATCATCCAGCGAACGAGACACGCGCCGGAATCGCTCGTCCCCGATAAACAGCTCT contains:
- a CDS encoding phage tail assembly protein, which gives rise to MTTKDTASQDLDTTAPAAKDPNTHTLDFPIRRGAQTITDITLRRPTSGELRGTSLSSLVDLDIASLQKVLPRISTPTLTEMDVAQLDPADLVQLGGIFAGFLMPKEMKAKLDSLNA
- a CDS encoding GpE family phage tail protein, coding for MADIATVFSGWTPATMDAYYPAELMEWRERARLRSGTNNDG
- a CDS encoding phage tail protein, whose protein sequence is MMMSLDQFVFSLTSAPFKELQRQRNWKHRTSSRVGARDSSQFVGVGDDTITLAGTVAPESVGSIASIKELATMGDAGDAYVLVDGAGNVYGAFTIDSLNETQTYHTTEGIPRKIEFSLTLKRVDDEALSMVKQKAQKADEEGE
- a CDS encoding phage late control D family protein is translated as MFADKNNATGRTAAPVDRVEPQADYRVTLDGRDLSRLIAPRLISLSISESRGDEADMLDLVLDDSKNDLAIPKRGAEIKVSIGWVGEPLIDKGTFTVNEAEHSGAPDIITVRARSASMTNAMHERREKSWHGQTLGAIVRAIATRHSLKPAIGATIAKILIDHIDQTHESDMSFLTRLAKRYDAVMNVKDLRLLFMPIGTGKTVSGKPLGVIALTRSSGDRHRYHVAQRESYAGVRAHYHSNTKGKRKSVVIGGENNKNMKVLPEDYATEAEARAAAQAEYDRTQRSQATFDYTLARARPDAFPEMPVTVSGFKPEIDATPWLVKKATHTINDSGFETALEMEMRDDPTTARHRSHFRKGG
- a CDS encoding PAAR domain-containing protein translates to MGFAFIREGDTTSHGGRVLACTVTNMVDSKPLALLGDKVSCPKCGGIYPIVDVKNLGMTFDGRPVASEGDKTACGASLIASQGTATAEPTSGPHGSIGGGKSVLSQASQDTPQRGRFQVLDDATRQPLASHPYTVTSSDGRVIQGKTDANGFTEWLEGHQASSLSFHQPGTEA
- a CDS encoding VRR-NUC domain-containing protein; its protein translation is MTGYAPGSSSGGMSPGEGQTTQVGASAARLSPKDREILCHTFCKCRQIGVATKAGSVQRQRCVEQRLDLVNEVSRMETGAPTEYRPEQPYDMTAEPPSPIMDYDDPLEPHSSIRQWIRDVWPGKGKAYQPGDVRRPDVVIVNDPTQPPVQSNIKTVVEMKFPGDRYGPDQEADYVEIAGSPAKFAHLDAAECGCGDGEGQKQTASSKQPAPQSDLDELYGGGSSAPGSPPLAPTPPAPIPVPAW
- a CDS encoding DUF3396 domain-containing protein; the protein is MTNDEIEAWAKDPRRADTMPFGLYEPPRRKGITGAALVVRGTLYFRNGFTPEVRQALISCFEQYRAVIEEYCQALEAAAGKSPSKTGPLRWLYAEGEEPSAHDPAHGFERLAKTVPANQTLAVAMTSADHKLATGFYDFTAFALSDWKAERNRGLDAITFTVPRAFLVHRPARFQAMFNAFAEALPTVHGHAGFAVNVPPMGRRPNEASEYFYARRFGPGIDVGDPMRSNVRKLFTKIKTVDWLTALNAELVREVGGASSLALPPDWYISQPLGNGGLLIQAGAAPETGISDGPGKPVLPPAAYVILNNALHPIVVDTLDTLQDGTLDSTAPLLSTAVSTERWLRRFAVPDDQINAWWVELHKTPKVTDDRTAIETQTKKLRERMGLPAA
- a CDS encoding BrnT family toxin; the encoded protein is MQIEFDPAKDQINQGKHGVSLAMAEAFEMDIAVVWIDDRFDYNEKRFNALGPIGDRIYSLSFTMRGETLRPISLRKANRREVIKYVNEA
- a CDS encoding BrnA antitoxin family protein translates to MSTKRKFHIPSAAEDAALTKAAESDADNLPLTDAQLNRMRPAREALPAMVGNQAAEALLKRPGRPATPIDQHKVRTTIRLDPDLIDAFKGTGAGWQSRMNDALREWASSHGMIHGRQKSI
- a CDS encoding glycosyltransferase family 9 protein, with the translated sequence MAGIGRRTLKNRLSIPQALSVSNIKRNALMLLSGQQLLIASDAPQTTRKLLWYYDWATIGDSIMDLSQRFLIDSRITIDLCMPHGPIELFIGDERFRRVSRSLDDCDARYDMVIVQSLSTKTIFKKLQYHPFTPWLSIMAHRRDERFSRIQLAYEQIARVFKPREAGPIEPALTVPAQGTRRPQPFTISIAVGGGDKRRTYGNWAELVRLISSSWPEQIPGPSFILIGAGETALDTVRAVCEQQDCGHVESHIDLPNVAAAAELIQRSSFFIGADGGLMHIAAALGKPGVAIFCEIKPEWRLHSNSKIRPVFSERDINSIAAARVASEVTNYCRELSRGTSEVRSMRQRALSNVR